From a single Coriobacteriaceae bacterium genomic region:
- a CDS encoding tRNA (N6-threonylcarbamoyladenosine(37)-N6)-methyltransferase TrmO, which yields MEPIARIHTDLPQKFGIPRNSFLAPHLQGRIFFEPEFASNAAVEGLDSFSHLWLLWRFENGTPGGTAKDIAVDAKTQDRSGTNAKWSKTVRPPRLGGAERVGVFATRSPFRPNPIGLTCVKLDRVELTDDGPIIHVLGADLRDGTPIYDIKPYIPFADCHPDATGGWIEDAPWQELDVEFPQALQDMVPPAKLLGLVEVLRQDPRRAGSKHEPHRVYHLAYAGLDISFTVDETQLTVVAVNDAQD from the coding sequence ATGGAACCTATCGCACGCATACATACCGACCTGCCGCAGAAGTTCGGCATTCCGCGCAACAGCTTTTTGGCGCCCCATCTGCAGGGACGAATCTTTTTTGAGCCGGAATTTGCCTCCAATGCAGCGGTTGAGGGCCTGGACTCCTTCTCTCACCTGTGGCTGCTGTGGCGCTTCGAAAACGGAACGCCCGGCGGCACGGCTAAGGATATTGCCGTCGACGCTAAAACGCAGGACAGGTCCGGCACCAACGCAAAATGGTCGAAAACCGTGCGCCCGCCGCGTCTGGGCGGAGCCGAACGTGTGGGAGTGTTTGCCACGCGCAGTCCGTTTCGCCCTAATCCCATCGGGCTCACCTGCGTCAAGCTTGATCGTGTCGAGCTCACCGACGATGGCCCCATCATCCATGTGTTGGGGGCCGACCTGCGCGACGGTACGCCCATCTACGACATCAAGCCCTACATTCCGTTTGCGGACTGCCACCCGGATGCGACCGGAGGCTGGATCGAGGATGCTCCGTGGCAAGAGCTCGATGTTGAGTTTCCGCAAGCACTGCAGGATATGGTCCCGCCCGCAAAGCTCCTCGGCTTGGTCGAGGTCCTTCGCCAAGACCCGCGCCGCGCGGGCAGCAAGCACGAGCCACACCGCGTCTATCATCTGGCTTACGCCGGGCTCGACATATCGTTTACGGTCGATGAAACCCAGCTAACCGTAGTTGCCGTCAACGACGCGCAAGACTAA